TAAATCTGCAGATGTCAGTGAAAATGTATAGTATACTGCTAACTAGTGGAAGAAATTGCAAACTGCAGCTAAATAACTGTTGCGAGCAGTCAAACATTTTAAGTAGCTGGTGTTTGTACCGGcaaataattttatatttccatAACCTTGATATTCCATGCCTCCATATGCAGCATATACTACGTAAAATAAGCTGCTATAAAGGCAGATATAGAATATGTTTATAGAAAACCAAAGTTACAAGAAGTTTAGATTTCAGCGTAGGCATGTAATAGGTTCTGACGAAGGTTTGAACTCTAAACAGGTTtgggtggaaaaaaaacaaggtggAATATTTAGTGCCATACTGATGCACTGATAAGAGAGTATTTTAGGAAACTTAATTTATTAAGACGAAGTAAACAACAGTTAACAGAATATCGTTTCTATGACTGTCATCTTTTTATCAACAAGTTAAAACATTATGTCATCTCTAATGGCAAAGGTTCATGTAGGTTTCTTCTGGGAGCTTGGATGACATCCTCAGCGTTGATTTTATTTGAACAACATGCTACACAGTCGATGTGTCAAGTGTCCAAAAGCCAGCATGTCACTGTGAGCATTGTAACACTGTGAAAAGGGAAAGCTCTGGCTGTTGTCCCAGTGTCAGACGTGATCATCACTTCTCATTGTACTGGGCGAACTCCTTCAGAGCCCAGTTTTTCGCTTCGATCTCCTGCAGTAATCTGCAGTATTCCTCAGCCAGGGCCTCGAACTCTTTGCCCAAGATCTCAAAAGAGGCGAGTTTCATTTCCACAGACTGCTTCTCCACCCGACGGGTCTTCAGCTCGGATTGTAACTTTTCTCTGAAATGGAGATGCAACAGAATGATTCAGTTGAATTTGTAGACAAACTACATCCACGTGGTTCTGAAGGCTTGCATAAGAATAAATTCAAAGAACATGACAAATACCTGTGAAAAAAGGTATGAATTTCTTCAACAAATATTAGTTGCCCTTCGGAAAATAGCAAAGTctcaaaaaaacatgaatgctATCGGGAATATTTTATCGAATTGATCTGTAAAAGATAAAGATAGACAAAAAAATGTCTTGCCTTATCTTTCTATGAGCAGATATTGCGTCGGCTGTgtatgtgtccagctggatttctACCATCTCGGCCCTTTAAAAAcgaagagaagaggaaatatGAGCAACAGATATACATGTTTACACAGTGTATATATCTTCTTTTCAGTACGAGTTGCAGTACTTCTGCAGTAATAATTTGGGACAATGTGCTATATTGCCTGCTGATGCCAGGTTAAAAAAAGATGTCGTTCCTACCAGCAACATCACTGAAGAGAAGTGTGTTCTTCTAAATTAACAACTTTATAATGACAGAGTGTCAGGTAATGCAAAAAGTAATATTCCAATCGAATGCAAATGCAAATATGCAGGTGAGGCATTGAAATCTGCTTACTTTATCTTCTGTAAGACTAATTCACATTTGCCTTCAAAGTATTCCAACTTCTTTCTGTCTAAGTCGGTCTGGGTCTTCAGCCTGTGGTCCAGGATGAGAGACTGGAGAAGCTGAATACACTTGACCAGCTCCTGGTTATGAGGAAGAAAGAGCAGGATATAATATATTCTGAAACGTGTGGCAATTATATTTGGCAACCTGCAGATTAAAAGCAGATGAATTTAGAAAAGGTCAATTAACTGAACTAAACACATTCACTGAAGTACTTACAGAGAGGTAGAGTTCagtctgtctctgcaggagaACAGCGTTTTCCCGACACGTCTCCTTCAGACCCTTTGCTCTTTTCTGTTCCTTGTCCAGCTGGACTGACAGGTGAGACAACTTGCTGTTCTTCAGACCCTCACTCTCGTTCTCTAGAAGAGATTACAAAACATGCAACACTATGACATAGACTTATAAAGGTTTGAACAGTGAATGAGAGGTACATTGTTTGCCCCATAACCGcagataaatccctgtttaGTAAATGTACCCCATTCAGGTTGGTAGTAAGCGAGGAGGTTGAGACACTTTTTCTTGAGATGTTTCTCCAGCTCTCTCGGTAGACTCTGTTTCATTCTTTGTACATtctggaaaacacaaataaaagttgGGCAAAGGCAAACACACAGGTAATACACCCAAACTGATAAGtaaaattaaatttgttttaaattgtttcccTAAACAATACGTCTACTGCAtcatctgcagtgaaaacagtttttatttaattaaattaattacaaTTGGTAGATAGATTGCAATTTTATGATTCACCTTCTCTGGCGGCATGAGCTCCATCACCTGTTGGGTGTTAAGGCCCAGAATGGAGGGCTGGTCCtggttggtgctggtgctgggaTCCAGCTGTCTGACACACTGAGCAACCAGCAGACACTTCTCCATCGTCTCATGGaactacaaacacaaaaccaaagcAAGTGATGcattacatttgtatttgtcatcTTATTCAATAAAAACACTGCAGTCTCTTCTTGTCACTTTGGTAAACATGAACATGCAATGTACTGTTTACCAACATTAATATATTGTAGGTTTATAGGTACTGAAGTTGAATTATTTTTTAGCAGCATTAttgaccaaaaataaaaatgttgtcaTTAAATCCATGCAACTGCTTGTGCACTTATGGACTCTACCAATGTGTATGAGAAAAGTACCATGGTCTGGTCAGGCGGGACGATGGCGTGGTGCTTCCTGACAGAGCAGTCCTGGATCATCTCCTGCAGCCCTCTGTGGAGGCTCTCCGAGCGCAGCCAGTGACGTTTCTggctctgcagcttctgctcgG
This sequence is a window from Platichthys flesus chromosome 24, fPlaFle2.1, whole genome shotgun sequence. Protein-coding genes within it:
- the haus4 gene encoding HAUS augmin-like complex subunit 4; amino-acid sequence: MSESTPLSSLGKGDGLHQQVLASFPLCDLAEEDLTRNPLFCKLLATLAQHVDQTGLTALLRSELDKAEQKLQSQKRHWLRSESLHRGLQEMIQDCSVRKHHAIVPPDQTMFHETMEKCLLVAQCVRQLDPSTSTNQDQPSILGLNTQQVMELMPPEKNVQRMKQSLPRELEKHLKKKCLNLLAYYQPEWENESEGLKNSKLSHLSVQLDKEQKRAKGLKETCRENAVLLQRQTELYLSELVKCIQLLQSLILDHRLKTQTDLDRKKLEYFEGKCELVLQKIKAEMVEIQLDTYTADAISAHRKIREKLQSELKTRRVEKQSVEMKLASFEILGKEFEALAEEYCRLLQEIEAKNWALKEFAQYNEK